In one Sulfitobacter sp. LCG007 genomic region, the following are encoded:
- a CDS encoding CoA transferase subunit A has product MKKVYGTASEALDGLLFDGMLIAAGGFGLCGIPELLIAAIRDAGTKDLVVASNNAGVDDFGLGVLLQSRQVRKMISSYVGENAEFMRQYLSGELELEFNPQGTLAERMRAGGAGIPGFYTKTGVGTVIAEGKEHKEFDGQTYILERGIFADLAIVKAWKADDTGNLVFRKTARNFNPPAAMCGKVCVAEVEEIVPRGSLEPDHIHLPGIYVHRLIQGDHEKRIEQRTVRKRA; this is encoded by the coding sequence ATGAAGAAGGTATATGGCACGGCCTCCGAGGCGCTGGACGGGCTGCTTTTCGACGGCATGCTCATCGCGGCCGGCGGGTTCGGACTGTGCGGCATTCCCGAACTCCTTATCGCGGCCATCCGCGACGCCGGGACCAAAGACCTTGTCGTTGCCTCCAACAACGCGGGGGTCGATGACTTCGGTCTCGGCGTCCTGCTACAGAGCCGCCAGGTCCGGAAGATGATATCTTCCTACGTCGGCGAGAACGCGGAATTCATGCGTCAGTACCTCTCCGGCGAGCTCGAGCTGGAGTTCAATCCGCAAGGGACCCTGGCCGAGCGCATGCGCGCCGGTGGCGCGGGCATTCCGGGCTTCTACACCAAGACCGGCGTCGGAACAGTGATCGCCGAGGGCAAGGAGCACAAGGAGTTCGACGGCCAGACCTATATCCTCGAACGCGGCATCTTCGCAGATCTGGCCATCGTCAAGGCATGGAAGGCGGACGACACCGGCAACCTCGTCTTCCGCAAGACCGCCCGGAATTTCAATCCGCCCGCGGCCATGTGCGGCAAGGTCTGCGTCGCCGAGGTCGAGGAGATCGTGCCGCGCGGTTCGCTCGAACCGGACCACATCCATCTGCCCGGCATCTATGTCCATCGGCTGATCCAGGGAGACCACGAGAAGCGGATCGAGCAGCGCACCGTGCGAAAGCGTGCCTGA
- the cpaB gene encoding Flp pilus assembly protein CpaB: MRMIFGLVLLLGIALAGGAVYMAKNYIGAYQAELARERAERAKIVPTVTIYVAQKALRYGDTLTREDVRAVKWPETAIPEGSFTDIDVLFPPDNTDARLVLRDMEPSEAILAAKVTEPGEDAGLTSRLERGMRAFAIRVDVASGVSGFLRPGDSVDVYWTGQVENGGDGRKEVTKMIEAAIRVIAIDQSAVSTNEATIARTVTVAVTPEQVGALALAQATGNLTLSLVGTGDDTVAGTIEVDQRRLLGLEEKKVAVQTAKEKVCTIRTRRGAEVMEIPIPCTN, encoded by the coding sequence ATGCGTATGATCTTCGGTCTTGTCCTGCTGCTGGGCATCGCCCTTGCCGGCGGTGCCGTCTACATGGCCAAGAACTACATCGGGGCCTATCAGGCTGAACTGGCCCGCGAGCGTGCGGAACGCGCTAAGATCGTGCCGACCGTGACTATCTATGTCGCCCAGAAGGCCCTGCGCTATGGCGACACGCTGACCCGGGAAGATGTGCGCGCGGTGAAATGGCCCGAGACGGCCATCCCCGAGGGGTCTTTCACAGATATCGACGTCCTCTTCCCCCCCGACAACACCGATGCACGCCTTGTCCTGCGCGACATGGAACCCAGCGAGGCGATCCTTGCCGCGAAGGTCACCGAGCCGGGCGAGGATGCCGGCCTCACCTCCCGGCTGGAACGCGGCATGCGCGCCTTCGCGATACGGGTCGACGTTGCCAGCGGCGTCTCGGGCTTCCTGCGCCCGGGCGATTCGGTTGACGTCTACTGGACCGGCCAGGTCGAGAACGGCGGCGACGGCCGCAAGGAAGTCACCAAGATGATCGAGGCGGCCATCCGGGTGATCGCCATCGACCAGAGCGCGGTGAGCACCAACGAAGCCACCATCGCACGCACCGTCACTGTCGCCGTCACGCCCGAACAGGTCGGGGCACTCGCGCTTGCGCAGGCGACGGGAAACCTGACGCTGTCGCTTGTGGGAACGGGGGACGACACGGTTGCAGGAACGATCGAGGTCGACCAGAGGCGGCTGCTGGGCCTCGAAGAAAAGAAGGTTGCTGTCCAGACCGCCAAGGAGAAGGTCTGCACGATCCGTACCCGGCGCGGCGCGGAAGTCATGGAAATCCCCATTCCCTGCACGAACTGA
- a CDS encoding GNAT family N-acetyltransferase: MSDAQIRRETSEGKGRYVLSRDGDAAELTYSVLSATGIIADDTGVPDSMRGTGAGLALVERMVEDARRDGFRIVPLCPFVNAQRRKHPEWADVFDI; encoded by the coding sequence TTGTCTGACGCGCAGATCCGGAGGGAAACTTCGGAGGGCAAGGGCCGTTATGTCCTGAGCCGCGACGGCGATGCGGCGGAGCTTACCTACTCGGTCCTCTCCGCGACCGGTATCATCGCCGATGACACCGGCGTTCCCGACAGCATGCGCGGGACCGGTGCCGGGCTGGCGCTCGTGGAACGGATGGTCGAGGACGCGCGCCGCGACGGCTTCAGGATCGTCCCGCTCTGCCCCTTCGTGAACGCACAGCGCCGCAAGCACCCGGAATGGGCGGACGTGTTCGACATCTGA
- a CDS encoding CoA transferase subunit B: MPWDRNQMAERAAQELEDGMYVNLGIGIPTLVANYVGDKEITLQSENGMLGMGPFPFEGEEDPDLINAGKQTITELNRTSYFDSATSFGMIRGGKIAAAILGAMEVAENGDLANWMIPGKLVKGMGGAMDLVAGVGRVIVVMDHQNKAGESKVLKRCTLPLTGQGVVDRIITNLGVLDVVEGGLKIVECADGVSEDDLRAATEATIV; this comes from the coding sequence ATGCCCTGGGATCGCAACCAGATGGCCGAACGGGCCGCGCAGGAACTCGAAGACGGAATGTACGTCAACCTCGGCATCGGGATCCCGACGCTGGTGGCGAACTACGTCGGCGACAAGGAGATCACCCTGCAGTCCGAGAACGGGATGCTGGGCATGGGCCCCTTTCCGTTCGAGGGCGAGGAGGACCCCGACCTGATAAACGCCGGGAAGCAGACGATCACCGAACTCAACCGCACATCCTACTTCGACAGCGCGACGAGTTTCGGCATGATCCGCGGCGGCAAGATCGCCGCTGCGATCCTCGGCGCCATGGAGGTGGCCGAGAATGGCGATCTGGCGAACTGGATGATTCCGGGCAAGCTCGTCAAGGGCATGGGCGGCGCGATGGATCTCGTGGCCGGCGTGGGCAGGGTCATCGTGGTGATGGACCACCAGAACAAGGCGGGCGAAAGCAAGGTGCTGAAGCGATGCACGCTGCCGCTGACCGGCCAGGGCGTGGTGGACCGCATCATCACCAACCTCGGGGTGCTCGACGTCGTCGAGGGCGGTCTGAAGATCGTGGAATGCGCCGATGGCGTCAGCGAGGACGACCTGCGCGCGGCGACCGAGGCGACGATTGTCTGA
- a CDS encoding Flp family type IVb pilin has translation MTIKFLKNFRKSESGAVTVDWVVLTAAVVGLAIAAYSSIKTGATDLTSKTGTFLSNQDPTTASGGTGTGTGTETGTGTGS, from the coding sequence ATGACGATCAAATTCCTGAAGAACTTCCGCAAGAGCGAATCCGGCGCAGTCACGGTCGACTGGGTCGTGCTGACCGCCGCCGTCGTCGGCCTCGCGATCGCTGCCTATTCCTCGATCAAGACCGGCGCGACGGACCTCACCAGCAAGACCGGCACTTTCCTGTCGAACCAGGATCCGACCACGGCCAGCGGCGGCACCGGAACCGGAACCGGCACCGAAACCGGCACCGGAACCGGCAGCTAA
- a CDS encoding PAS domain-containing protein, whose product MDIENKIQNLPDPEAFRILAGSSIAMVLSDPSLPDNPIIYVNPAFERVTGYSASAAIGRNCRFLQGEGTDPEDVRRIRKAIETETETTVDIFNVRADGSGFLNRLMLAPVYDQDGGLRYFLGIQKSLSDSEARNSANVNLRAMRELKHRVKNHLAMIASMVRLQARDERTGPDAVRTLARRVESLQLLYEEMSGYEGDRGAGTVALGAYVSRLANTTAHLDGRPGIRVNLDINEAQCSAEIAAKMGLIVSEVMNNALQHAFTGRDVGLLDVQLSRPDDARVILRIADDGIGIDEAAKWPNPESMGGRVVLGLVTELEAELDVDTGPDGTTVTLSVPTAP is encoded by the coding sequence ATGGATATCGAGAACAAGATCCAGAACCTGCCCGATCCGGAAGCGTTCCGAATCCTCGCCGGGTCTTCGATCGCCATGGTGCTGAGCGATCCGTCGCTTCCGGACAACCCGATCATCTACGTGAACCCCGCCTTCGAACGCGTGACGGGATATTCCGCCTCTGCGGCAATCGGCCGGAACTGCCGGTTTCTGCAGGGCGAGGGCACCGACCCGGAAGACGTCCGCCGCATCCGCAAGGCCATCGAGACCGAGACGGAAACCACCGTCGACATCTTCAATGTCAGGGCGGACGGAAGCGGGTTCCTGAACAGGTTGATGCTGGCGCCGGTCTATGACCAGGACGGCGGACTGCGCTATTTCCTTGGTATCCAGAAGAGCCTGAGCGACAGCGAGGCGCGCAACTCCGCCAATGTGAACCTGCGCGCCATGCGCGAGCTGAAGCATCGGGTCAAGAACCACCTCGCAATGATCGCAAGCATGGTGCGTCTGCAGGCCCGCGACGAGCGAACCGGGCCGGACGCGGTGCGCACGCTGGCCCGGCGCGTCGAGAGCCTTCAGCTTCTCTACGAGGAAATGTCGGGCTACGAGGGCGACAGGGGCGCCGGTACCGTGGCGCTCGGGGCCTATGTCTCGCGGCTGGCCAATACGACGGCGCATCTGGACGGCAGGCCCGGTATCCGTGTGAACCTCGACATCAACGAGGCGCAATGCAGCGCGGAAATCGCGGCAAAGATGGGCCTGATCGTATCGGAAGTGATGAACAACGCCCTGCAGCATGCCTTTACCGGACGCGACGTCGGACTGCTGGACGTGCAGCTTTCCCGCCCGGACGACGCGCGCGTGATCCTGCGCATCGCCGACGACGGAATCGGGATCGACGAAGCGGCGAAATGGCCCAACCCCGAAAGCATGGGCGGGCGGGTCGTGCTTGGACTTGTCACCGAACTCGAAGCGGAACTCGACGTGGACACCGGGCCGGACGGAACGACCGTCACGCTGAGCGTGCCCACCGCCCCCTGA
- a CDS encoding lytic transglycosylase domain-containing protein, which yields MILSLLAGGLASVPSHADAPRPFAEFSAKRVKVPQPGQKRITVQIDPSAQMPSAPSTPRRPYHEDPVPEVTAVLPEPVLPPGALGRFSWFWEKVSPAMAQSGPGRLDAAMMTLAGSAMPIPAPRLQHMQSIARANGTDILKSTIGTSVSPALVLAVITVESSGRVDAVSRAGAQGLMQLMPDTAARFGVKDSLAPGENIAGGVRYLDWLMKEFGGDPILVLAGYNAGEGAVRKHAGVPPYAETRDYVPKVLAAFQVARGLCLTPPELITDGCVFASLK from the coding sequence ATGATCCTCTCCCTCCTCGCGGGGGGGCTTGCGTCTGTGCCGTCGCATGCGGATGCGCCGCGCCCCTTTGCGGAGTTCAGCGCCAAGCGTGTCAAGGTCCCGCAGCCCGGCCAGAAGCGGATCACCGTACAGATCGACCCCAGCGCGCAGATGCCGTCGGCGCCCTCGACGCCGCGGCGACCCTATCACGAGGATCCGGTTCCCGAAGTGACGGCGGTCCTGCCCGAGCCCGTGCTGCCACCCGGGGCACTGGGACGGTTCTCCTGGTTCTGGGAAAAGGTATCGCCCGCAATGGCGCAGTCCGGGCCCGGACGGCTTGATGCGGCGATGATGACACTGGCGGGCTCGGCGATGCCCATTCCGGCGCCCCGGCTGCAGCACATGCAGTCGATCGCCCGGGCTAACGGCACCGACATCCTGAAGTCGACGATCGGCACCAGCGTGTCTCCGGCGCTGGTTCTCGCCGTCATCACTGTGGAAAGCTCGGGCCGCGTCGACGCGGTCAGCCGGGCAGGGGCGCAGGGCCTGATGCAGCTCATGCCGGATACGGCGGCCCGTTTCGGGGTCAAGGACAGCCTCGCGCCGGGCGAGAACATCGCCGGGGGCGTCCGCTACCTCGACTGGCTGATGAAGGAGTTCGGTGGCGACCCGATCCTGGTGCTTGCGGGCTACAACGCGGGGGAGGGCGCGGTGCGCAAACATGCCGGCGTACCGCCCTATGCGGAAACGCGCGACTACGTGCCCAAGGTGCTTGCGGCATTCCAGGTCGCGCGGGGACTTTGCCTGACGCCGCCCGAACTGATCACCGACGGTTGTGTCTTCGCGTCTCTCAAGTGA